A segment of the Acidobacteriota bacterium genome:
CACCTCGACCGCGACGAGGACGAGGAGAGCCGCGCCCAATGAGGCAGCCCGGCGGGCGATGCTCTCGGGCGGCGTCGGGGGAGCCCGCCTTCTCCCGAGTCCGTAGCCCGCGAATGCGGCCGTGCCTCCGAGGAAGCCGGCCACGCCCGGCCCGACGAGCGAGAGGGGCCCGGCGAGGTGCGCGACCAGCGCGCCGGCGACGGACGAGACCATCACGGCCGCGAAACGCGTGCGCTTGCGCGCGAGCCACCCCGCAAGAAAGGCGAAGGGGAGCACGAGGAGGGGGAGGAGCGGCAGCCAGAAGGGCAGAAACGTCCGGGCCGCCGCGATCGGATCCACGCGCCGAGGTTAGCGCGGTCGGCCAATGGTCCGATTGCGATCGATCGAAGGAATGAACTTGCCGCCGCCGCCGCGGGCGCCGTTTTCCGGATACGATCCGGGCGCCATGAAAGACCTGCAAATCCGTCTCGTGAGGCTGCTGGCGATGGGCCTATTTCTCACCGCCGCGTCCTCCGCCCGCGCCCAGGATCTCGAGCCGCGCGCCTACGCCCCCGCGCCGATGAACGCGAACTTCGTCATCACGAACTACTCGTACCAGTCGGGCGAGGTCCTCTTCGACCCCTCGCTGCCCTTCTCCGACGTCCGCGCCTTCATCAACGGCGTCGTCGGAGGGTACGGGCACACGTTCAGCCTCTTCGGGCGGATCTCGTCCGTCGCCGTCGTGGTCCCGTACGTCTGGGCGTCGGTGGACGGCAACGTGGGAGAGACGTACCAGTCCATCACCCGCTCGGGCCTCGCGGACCTGCGCCTGCGCTTCGTCGTGAACCTCCTCGGCGGGCCGGCGCTCTCGATGAAGGAGTTCATGGCCCGCAAGCCCGAGCCGACGCTCGGATTCAGCGTCATCGTCGTCGCCCCGACGGGCCAGTACAGCAACGAGAAGCTCATCAACATCGGAACGAACCGCTGGGCGTTCCGTCCGGAGTTCGGCCTGTCTTACCCGGCGGGGCACTGGACGCTCGAGGCCTCGGCCGGCGTCTGGCTGTTCCTCGACAATACCCAGACCTACCCCGGCGAGAACGTCCGCTCGCAGGACCCGCTCTACACCTTGCAGGCCCACGTCGGGTACACGGTCCGGCCCGGCCTCTGGATCGCCGCCGACGCGACGTACTACGCGGGCGGGAAGACGTACACGAACGACATTCCCGGCGACACGCGCCAGGCGAACAGCCGGGCCGGCCTGACCGCTTCGGTCCCCGTCGCGAGGGGCCACTCGATCAAGGTGTCCGCCTCAACGGGCGTGGACGCCCGGGTCGGATCCCGTTTCGACTCGTACGGAATCGCCTACCAGTACCTCTGGCTCAGCCGCCCTGGGAAATGAGCCTCAATGGCGGCGCGGATCGCACGCAGGGACTATCTTGATAGAGTAGGCAGAACGTTCAAAGGGAACTGAAAATTGAAATGGAGTGCACGATGACGAAAATCAGGATGACCAGATCGCTGCTTGCGACGGCAGCCGTCCTTCTCTCTGTGGGATTTCTTTCGGGATGCGGGGTTCCCAAGGAGCTGACCGCCGCGGACCAGGCCATCGCCGACGCCCGCAAGGCCGGCAAGGACAAGGACTGCCCGGAGCTGTTCGCCGCCGCCGAGAAGCTGAAGAACGACGCCTTCGCGGTCTGCACGCCTTGCGACACGAAGAAGGCGATCGAGCTCGCGAACGAGTCGATGGCCCGCGCGAAGGCGCTGTGCCCGCCCAAGCCCGTGCCGCCGCCGCCCCCGGTCGTGAAGGCGCCTCCCGCCGCGCCTGTCATCACCTTCGCGGCGAACCCGGCTTCGGTCAAGCAGGGCGAGTGCTCGACGCTGACGTGGACGACGTCGAACGCCTCCGGCGCCATGATCGACCAGGGCGTTGGAAACGTGGACCTGAACGGCTCGAAGAAGGTCTGCCCCGACGCGACGACGACCTACAAGCTGGGCGCGAACGGCGCGGGCGGGGCGCGTGACGCCTCCGCGATGGTCACCGTCGTTCCGAGGGTCATCGACCGCCTGACGCTGCACGTCAACTTCGCCACCAACAAGGCGACGTTCGCCAAGGCGGATGACGCCGACGTGGAGAAGGCCGTCGAGTTCCTCAAGAAGTACCCGACCGCCAAGTTCGACCTCGAGGGCCACACGGACAGCACGGGCCCCAAGGCTTACAACCAGACCCTTTCCGCGAAGCGAGCCGAAGCCGTCAAGGAACGGCTCGTGAAGCGCGGGATCGACCCGGCGCGGATCCACACCGCTGGCTTCGGCGACACCAAGCCGGTCGGGGACAACAAGACCGTGAAGGGTCGCGCCGAGAACCGCCGCGTCGAGGTTCTGATCCTTTCCGAATAGCCTCTGGCTGACGTTTTTCCGAACCCGCAGGGGCGGCTCTCCACGAGGGGAGCCGCCCTTCTTCTTTGCAGCGCGCGTCTCGTCGTCAGTGCCTCGCCCAGATGGGGGACGACCACGCCTGCTCGCCGTCGGCCTGGGTGACGCGTACGTACCAGCTCGTCTCTCCCCCCGCGTCGGGAGAGTCCTGCACGCTGAAGGAAATGCGCCGCGCGTCTTCCGTCTTCAGCCAGTTCACGCCCTGCGGGTCCTTCGGGTCGTAGAGGACGTACTCGGCCGCCGCCTCGCCGGGCGTCTGGCGCATCCGGACCGCCGCGAACGTGTCGCGGAGGTTCCGGACGATCTCGACGCGGTCGATCGGGGCGGTCCCTTCGACACGTACGTCCAGCGTCATCGGACCCTTTCCCGAGAGGATCGAGCCCATCGGGGCGCCGTCCGCCGTGAACTCGAGGACGATGCGCGCGCCGGTCGTCGCGTAGTTCCGGCGATTCCGGATCGCGTCGAAGATCGACGCGCGGTCCAGCCGCTCGGCGAGGACCGCCGTGAGCCCGCCCTCGCCGGGCGAGAGGTGGTGCGTGTCGCTCGCGCCCATGACGCCCACGTGGCGGCCGAGGCGCAGCGCGTCCTGGTACTGGTGGCCCGGCACCTGCCGGCGTCCTTCGCGCGGGTTGCCGTAGAACTCGTACCGCCCGTGCCACGAGGCGATCTCGAAGTTCGGCTCCAGCTCCTCGTCGTGCGCGGCCGCCGGGTTCCAGCGCCCCCAGAGCGCGTGCCCCGTGTGGTGCGGCGACATCACGGCGCCGTGCTCGCGCGCGTGCCGGTAGAGCTTCTCGATCGTGTCGCTCTCCGCGTCGGTGGAACGGTGCGTGTGCTCCGGCCCGTCGTCCTTATAGAGGAGGACGCGGTGGCCGAAGCTCGAGCCCGCCGTCCACTCCCAGCCCGTGAGGCTCACGAAGCGGCCCGGCGCGTCGAACGCGCCCGCCGTCGCGCGCAGCTCCGCGAACTCCGACGGCTGGAGGAGGCCCATCTCGGAGTGGTCGGAGACGACGTCGAAGTCGAGGCCGAGCCGGTCGCGCGAAAGCGCGAGCAGCTGGTCGGGGGTGGCCCGTCTTCGCGTCCGAGAGGATGCTGTGGCTGTGCGGGTCGCCGAAGTAGACGTGCCAGCGGCCGCCGCCGGCCGTCGCCGTGCGCGGCTCGGGGCCGGGCGCTCGCGGCTCGAGGTCGGGCATTGCCTCGAAGCGGTCGGGCGGCGCGGCAGCGAGCGCGCCGGGTGTCCAGCCCTCGGTCGGCGCCACGAGCCGTCCGGCGAGGACGACGTTCGGGCTGGAGTGCGTGTTGTACGCGTCCACGTCCCCGCCCGTCAGCGTCTCGCCCGCCTTCGGCAGCGTCTGCGCTTCCCACGCGAGAGCGAGCGAGCCGTCGGGCGCGAG
Coding sequences within it:
- a CDS encoding OmpA family protein; the protein is MECTMTKIRMTRSLLATAAVLLSVGFLSGCGVPKELTAADQAIADARKAGKDKDCPELFAAAEKLKNDAFAVCTPCDTKKAIELANESMARAKALCPPKPVPPPPPVVKAPPAAPVITFAANPASVKQGECSTLTWTTSNASGAMIDQGVGNVDLNGSKKVCPDATTTYKLGANGAGGARDASAMVTVVPRVIDRLTLHVNFATNKATFAKADDADVEKAVEFLKKYPTAKFDLEGHTDSTGPKAYNQTLSAKRAEAVKERLVKRGIDPARIHTAGFGDTKPVGDNKTVKGRAENRRVEVLILSE
- a CDS encoding CehA/McbA family metallohydrolase: MPRRPTASRQCPTSSRERPAPSRARRRPAAAAGTSTSATRTATASSRTRRRATPDQLLALSRDRLGLDFDVVSDHSEMGLLQPSEFAELRATAGAFDAPGRFVSLTGWEWTAGSSFGHRVLLYKDDGPEHTHRSTDAESDTIEKLYRHAREHGAVMSPHHTGHALWGRWNPAAAHDEELEPNFEIASWHGRYEFYGNPREGRRQVPGHQYQDALRLGRHVGVMGASDTHHLSPGEGGLTAVLAERLDRASIFDAIRNRRNYATTGARIVLEFTADGAPMGSILSGKGPMTLDVRVEGTAPIDRVEIVRNLRDTFAAVRMRQTPGEAAAEYVLYDPKDPQGVNWLKTEDARRISFSVQDSPDAGGETSWYVRVTQADGEQAWSSPIWARH
- a CDS encoding transporter, producing the protein MKDLQIRLVRLLAMGLFLTAASSARAQDLEPRAYAPAPMNANFVITNYSYQSGEVLFDPSLPFSDVRAFINGVVGGYGHTFSLFGRISSVAVVVPYVWASVDGNVGETYQSITRSGLADLRLRFVVNLLGGPALSMKEFMARKPEPTLGFSVIVVAPTGQYSNEKLINIGTNRWAFRPEFGLSYPAGHWTLEASAGVWLFLDNTQTYPGENVRSQDPLYTLQAHVGYTVRPGLWIAADATYYAGGKTYTNDIPGDTRQANSRAGLTASVPVARGHSIKVSASTGVDARVGSRFDSYGIAYQYLWLSRPGK